In Capsicum annuum cultivar UCD-10X-F1 unplaced genomic scaffold, UCD10Xv1.1 ctg2966, whole genome shotgun sequence, one DNA window encodes the following:
- the LOC124891053 gene encoding uncharacterized protein LOC124891053, with product MDLHLMETLYRAFNFVTNPIVDNDITTRNGKLLLGLSVDKSIEDEVRDDEPKESNPVESEKLDSSADDLEKEEEVLLKTIPWPPPPFPQRLKKKVEDAKFRKFMVMHKQLTINMPLIKALEQMSGYARFMKDLITKKRKVKSELVDNLHHCSVVSTWFLVQKKAYPGAFTIPYKIGSLNFAKALYY from the exons AtggacttgcacttgatggagactttatacagAGCTTTCAACTTTGTGACAAATCCAATTGTAGACAATGAT ATTACCACTCGGAATGGTAAGCTGTTACTTGGACTTTCTGTGGACAAATCTATAGAAGATGAGGTAAGAGATGATGAACCCAAAGAAagtaatccagtggagtctgagaagctggatagttctgcTGATGATttggagaaggaagaggaagtttTGTTAAAGACTATTCCTTGgccaccacctccatttcctcaACGATTGAAAAAAAAGGTCGAGGATGCAAAATTCAGGAAGTTCATGGTAATGCACAAGCAACTGACAATTAATATGCCTTTGATTAAAGCACTTGAGCAAATGTCAGGCTATGCAAGgttcatgaaagacctcatcACGAAGAAAAGAAAGGTCAAAAGTGAGTTGGTGGACAATCTCCACCATTGCAGCGTGGTTTCTACATGGTTCTTAGTGCAAAAAAAGGCTTACCCAGGAGCGTTCACTATTCCGTATAAAATTGGGTCTCTAAATTTTGCAAAGGCATTATATTATTAG